The DNA window GAAGATGATAGATCAAAAAAGGCACCAAACTTGTTACATTTTAGACTACCAATGCTACAAACCAACCGATGATCGAATGCTTAGCACAAGATTTTGTGGTGAAGTGATTAGAAGAAACAAGAATCTTGGGTTAAATGAGTACAAATTTCTTCTCAAAGCCATAGTAAGCTCTGGCATAGGTGAACAAACATATGCACCAAGAATGGTCTTTTATGGTCGTGAAGAATGTCCAACTTATAATGATGGTATTTCAGAAATGGATGAGTTTTTTCATGATAGTATTGACAAacttttcaagaaaacaaaaatccCCCCTTCACAAATTGATGTACTTGTTGTGAATGTATCAATGCTTGCAACTATGCCTTCATTATCTTCAAGAATTATCAATCACTACAAGTTGAGGGAAGACATTAAGGTATATAATCTTACTGGGATGGGGTGTAGTGCTAGCGTTATTTCGATAAATATcgtacaaaatattttcaagattcAAAAGAATAAATTAGCATTAGTTGTGACATCAGAGTCTTTAAGTCCAAATTGGTATTCTGGAAACGATAGATCTATGATTCTTGCTAATTGTTTGTTTAGATCAGGTGGTTGTGCAataattttgacaaataaattggatttgaaaaataaagctATGTTCAAGTTGAAATGTTTAGTTAGGACACACCATGGTGCAAAAAATGAGTCATATAATTGTTGCATACAAAACGAGGATGGTCATGGCAGGGTAGGGTTCCATCTTGATAAAAATCTTCCCAAGGCTGCTACAAGGGCATTTGTTGATAATCTGAAAGAAATTGCTCCAAAAATACTTCCAATTCGAGAGCTTGTTCGATTCACGATTGTCTCTACTGCTTGGAGAATATTGAGCCATAATTCGAGAAAACTCAGATCTTGTCGCCCCATGATCAATTTCAAGACAGGTGCGTAGGGGGGTTAAATATGGATGGGTCAAATGAGCCGAGTTATATCTCAATTCCTTAAAATACCTAATAAATTGCTcgctccccccccccccccccccccccccccctttattATGGCTTTATATNCTACTGCTTGGAGAATATTGAGCCATAATTCGAGAAAACTCAGATCTTGTCGCCCCATGATCAATTTCAAGACAGGTGCGTAGGGGGGTTAAATATGGATGGGTCAAATGAGCCGAGTTATATCTCAATTCCTTAAAATACCTAATAAATTGCTCNTATggctttatatattttttagtaacTACtagtatttttaataattaaagtgAGAATATGTACAGCTCAAAGTATATATGCTGTTTGGACAACAATTAATGactatatttttgaaaatattttaggaCCCTTTCGGCCATTAAACATTTTGtgactatatataacatataagATTAAGAAATgcctttccaaaaatggtttagAACTCTTCGggaaaaaagtaattttatttgaaaatcagtGTTTGgttatgaaattttaaattcaactttaatttgtatttcaaatttaaaaagcaGATTGTATGACATGTTTTCCAATTCATTTTTCACTATTAATGTCATTTTTAAGTACAAGTTTCTCTCAAATACTTTTTTTGTAAAAAgtctaaaatcttcaatttcaactccATAAATTCagaataaagtgaaaaatatttggaaaCTATGACCAAACACCTACTCAGATAAAGTTTCTTATTGGTTGTTCAGATCTAAGTGGATCATAATTTTTACTAGCTAATTTTGTCACCCCTACAGGTGTAGATCACTTTTGCCTTCATACAGGAGGAAAAGCAGTGATTGATGGAATAGGTACAAATTTGAACCTAAGTGAATATGATTTGGAGCCAGCAAGAATGACATTACATAGATTTGGCAACACTTCTGCTAGTAGCCTTTGGTATGTTCTTGGTTACTTGGAGGCTAAAAAGAGACTAAAAAAAGGTGATAAAGTTTTTATGATTAGTTTTGGTGCTGGATTTAAGTGTAATAGTTGTTTATGGGAAGTTGTTAGAGATTTGGGTGATGGAAATGTTTGGGAAGATTGCATTCATAATTATCCACCAAAAACACTAGAAAATCGTTTCTTGGAAAAATTTGGTTGGCTTCAAAATGAAGATCCAAGCACATTTTATGTACCAGATGACTATGTCATCCCTTGATCTATAGACTTTTGATTTTCATATAGCTTTGTGTCTTTTTAATAGCTGAAAGTCCTGCAAAAATTAAGGACTTCTATTCATTCTGATGTGATTGGACCTTTCTCTGACCTAATAATAAGTAACGTCTCCTCCCCCAGCTCTATTAGCGGGCCCTTTCATTTGCAATAGAAATAATGATGAAAGGATTGGAGTTCAatttattacatatataattttttttttgtttaataattttttatgtatgtaAAGTGAAAaggttcatatatatatatattattagtcCATTGGTGGATTATTTGCTCAATAAGGATCCATCTCTCATGAAATTGTAAAGTATGttatcatttttcactttttcattcttttaataaatgttcctctttatttatttttggtaaaagctaattcataattttgattttataagtTTGGATTTCAGAATTTACCTCATCTTatctaatttattatttaatctgTTTTAATATATGTGGCACACTTTTATTCTTAGTCCATCTAAAAATGAATGGTGTCTTTTTATAATTAGaaggaattaaatttgaaaattgtcCTTTTTATCATTAGTGTAATTGTTTGTAACCAACATAAATATCTATAATTTATTACcaccataataataataataacatatcaaGTGAAATTTCACAAGTATGGTCTGAAATGATAAAATGTACGCAAATATTGTCACTACCTTGTGGAGGTACAAAGACTGACTCTCGGCTCAAGTGcaacaaattcaaatataaagaaGAAGGAGACAATGAAGATAATATAGCatgtaacaaaaaataaacacatTAAGTAACATACTAGGatattttattgtaaataataataaacactgagaaatataaaaaaaaaatatgatctaCAATAATACAAGTACAATGACAACGACAAACACCAATCACCCTAAGCAAGGCAACACTACACTACATTATCTACTAATCTTCTATCCTAACATGTGTCCTCTACACCCTTCTTTCTAAGCTCATCCTTAGAAACCTAATGTGttgtcatttctttttcttatcacctctccccaatactttttCAACATACATCCGCTCCTTGTACCTTGTATAACCAACCTCTTCACTGGTGCGTCTACtcatctcctcttcacatgtccaaatcATTTCAATCTCACTTCACTTATCTTATCCATCACGGAGGTCACTCTCACCTTATTACGAATATTCTCATTTCAAATCTTATTACCACAACATGCACCTCCTTGACATGGAATTTTGACTGGCCAGCAGTACACCGCTTCATACAACAAAGTAAGTTTAATGATCACTCTATAAAACTTACTTTTGAGTTTTGGTGATACATTTTTATCATACAAGAATTCAGAGGTGAGTCTCCACTTTATTCACACCGTATCAATACGATGTGTGATATCGTCAATGTCCCCATTcactttgattaattattttagatcataaattttaaagaattttttttaaaaaaagtttatatcaaatcaacaaataatgtcacataaattaagattaaaaagaaaaaaattcgaaatctattattattatttgtatttactTAGTGGGACTTTTAACAAACTTAATAGAATATAAGTCAAAACTACTGAATCCATATAATAAACCCATAACTTATTCACTAGATCCGTCCCAAGAGGATGGTCGATCATACTACTTGCTTGTTTACATTTTTTATaggaaagaaataattaataacatgcACTAGCTAGTTAAAAATTACCTGTCGCTCAATATTTAtgttaaataaaattacattaaaatatATTGAAGTAATTATATGCATCATTTAATGGTATTTATGTAATAATAAAAGTTGTTtaattgtatgaaataaatattttatatttattaacttGATGTATAAATTAATACTCAATGTGGATAAGTTTTTCCTAGTCAACCCTTTCTCCTCACTTTCAATTGTTATTTTTCTGATTCAGTTTTACttgtttatattaaaaatatgttttcatttttatttactatttttcgCCCAGGAAGAGAGAAAACATACCCCCCcctcctttttaatttatataatatattttgattggacacgaaatttaaaatatatagaaagacttaaaaaatttatgatctAAATTAAGTGATGAGTTTGTGTGAGAGTATCATCTCATTTAGATAGAAAttgattttctaaaattaaattattactaaacaTAAAAATGTGTCCTTTCTTTGGTAACcaattaaataagaaagtgtATCATATATTGggataacaaaaataattttttatgttttatccttaacattaattacttattttttaaatttatttttaagccTTACGACTatttatcaattaaattataagtattatgataaaatatttatattaattattattttttaaaaaatatgcaaaGTCCAAAATGAACTATACAGTATTTGtgaggtttaatttattttgtgtttagTTTACGAGTTGGTACGCAAGTCCCGTTGTGTCAGTAGAGGTGATGTTGTGTATGTCTGGTTATGAGTACAAAGTTTTTTTTCCCACTTGATATGTGATATGTGCATTGGACtttgattaaatttagatttgTGTTGAAAAAGTCTTATATTGAGGAGCAAAGAGCTCCTTAACAAAGACGACTTCATACTTAGAAAGACTCGAACTTGAGACCTATTATTAAAGATGAAGGAATGATCTTACTTTCACctaaaatctttataaaattagaTTGAAATTATATTGTCTACGTTCACTATAAtatcttcaatattttaaaaattagtctttaattttatttattttaaaaaatgatttttaaaaaatttagtttttgtcttaatattcaaattatttcaaattatcaGTTAACATGgatattatgatataattatcatatcaatcattatttatAAAGTAACTGCGAAATATAATAAGATAAacagttaaaaataaatcatatataattATGTTGACCAAACTCTCGTCCAATGtgaaataattacattaatGGATCTGATCTAGAAAAAAATAAGCGAATgaaatgatattattattattattatttattttatttgattaaagttTTGCATAGATAATTGAAGCTCAATAgtcattatcaaattaaagaagTAGGacagattaattaatttatttcttgttGACATGATCATCAAGAATTTTCAAGATCGGAGTATACTCCCATACACATTGAATGCTTCATCAGTGTGTAGTCTtattatatatcatcatataaatctttttgaagaaatgcattaatgaaattgtaatgacccggttggttatttttagaaatcactattaaattatcattttactcTCCCGATATCGACCTCAGACTCGAATCGCTGACATCTGCCGCCTCTCAGGTCTCCTGATTGATTCTACCATAGAGGAGTTTTGAATGTTGGTTTCCAAGCTTGGAgtaaaaattgagaattttgtaagttttt is part of the Solanum stenotomum isolate F172 chromosome 8, ASM1918654v1, whole genome shotgun sequence genome and encodes:
- the LOC125872828 gene encoding 3-ketoacyl-CoA synthase 12-like: MDSISIFLYSLPIFCLFFIIWKMIDQKRHQTCYILDYQCYKPTDDRMLSTRFCGEVIRRNKNLGLNEYKFLLKAIVSSGIGEQTYAPRMVFYGREECPTYNDGISEMDEFFHDSIDKLFKKTKIPPSQIDVLVVNVSMLATMPSLSSRIINHYKLREDIKVYNLTGMGCSASVISINIVQNIFKIQKNKLALVVTSESLSPNWYSGNDRSMILANCLFRSGGCAIILTNKLDLKNKAMFKLKCLVRTHHGAKNESYNCCIQNEDGHGRVGFHLDKNLPKAATRAFVDNLKEIAPKILPIRELVRFTIVSTAWRILSHNSRKLRSCRPMINFKTGVDHFCLHTGGKAVIDGIGTNLNLSEYDLEPARMTLHRFGNTSASSLWYVLGYLEAKKRLKKGDKVFMISFGAGFKCNSCLWEVVRDLGDGNVWEDCIHNYPPKTLENRFLEKFGWLQNEDPSTFYVPDDYVIP